One window from the genome of Bdellovibrio sp. NC01 encodes:
- a CDS encoding helix-turn-helix domain-containing protein: MKQTQNPLIRITQLEYQKGHFQEASISARKAAKETLESKNFPEWLEACRLLLQSGFELDSMFEFESQLACLQQFDKDTQGPLSAVVKCLLAHYSMLRGESAETAVKLHEAIDTAAATQNLEYFARSLALGAFWYSWEPQRNISKAIEYLDKLDILIAELGLFDLSINSLMYRSFFAMDRGHLDRAHDLAWQAYEKAQHHGHQFALPTVLVQISRVLLAQKRQDLFQLYAELALKAVSAQRHPRLYRQISDFCAKNLVKTQSNFDFVLDEEQNVLKEREKGYIDFRNQHILLELAVLFLKNPGTRYSKEDLIENIWKQAYDPDIHDNLIYVSIKRLRLLMEPNSESPKYILRDRQGYYLNAQTQIQLKTREEKV, encoded by the coding sequence ATGAAACAGACGCAGAATCCTCTTATTCGAATCACTCAATTGGAATACCAAAAAGGTCATTTCCAAGAGGCGTCTATTTCTGCGCGCAAAGCCGCTAAAGAAACCCTTGAAAGCAAGAATTTCCCCGAGTGGCTAGAGGCGTGTCGTTTACTTCTGCAATCAGGTTTTGAACTCGACAGCATGTTTGAGTTTGAATCGCAACTAGCTTGCCTTCAACAATTCGACAAAGACACCCAAGGCCCCTTAAGCGCCGTCGTAAAATGCCTGCTTGCACACTATTCGATGTTACGTGGGGAATCTGCGGAAACCGCAGTAAAATTGCACGAAGCTATTGATACGGCAGCAGCGACACAGAATCTTGAATACTTCGCACGCTCCCTCGCTTTGGGGGCTTTCTGGTACAGCTGGGAACCTCAACGCAATATCAGCAAAGCGATAGAGTATCTTGATAAGTTAGATATTTTAATTGCCGAGCTGGGCCTTTTCGATCTGTCTATAAACTCATTGATGTATCGCTCCTTCTTCGCCATGGATCGTGGGCACCTGGATCGCGCTCATGATCTTGCATGGCAGGCTTATGAAAAAGCGCAACATCACGGTCATCAATTCGCATTGCCAACGGTGCTTGTGCAAATTTCTCGCGTACTTTTGGCGCAAAAACGTCAGGATCTTTTCCAGCTTTACGCCGAGCTTGCGTTGAAGGCTGTCAGCGCTCAACGTCACCCGCGTTTGTATCGTCAGATTTCTGATTTCTGCGCGAAAAATCTGGTTAAAACCCAAAGCAATTTTGACTTCGTTTTAGACGAAGAACAAAATGTTCTGAAAGAGCGTGAAAAAGGTTACATCGATTTCCGCAATCAGCATATCTTGCTGGAACTTGCCGTCTTGTTCTTAAAAAATCCGGGAACTCGCTACAGCAAAGAAGACTTGATCGAAAATATCTGGAAGCAAGCTTATGATCCAGATATCCACGACAATTTGATCTACGTTTCTATTAAAAGACTGCGTCTATTGATGGAACCGAACTCGGAAAGTCCAAAATACATCCTACGCGACCGTCAAGGTTACTATTTGAATGCGCAAACTCAAATCCAATTGAAAACACGAGAGGAAAAAGTATGA
- the rsmG gene encoding 16S rRNA (guanine(527)-N(7))-methyltransferase RsmG encodes MAHKNTKNYSPYKARQEARQKDGKAPAQANSNQGRHKKPETIYELHEANDRIADVFRNHRFDMVSHEQRLNLAHFYRLLMLNQEKENFTRLLKLRDIAIKHFIDSIIILKYTDLKFPLIDVGTGPGFPGIPLKIMFPNEQILLGEGVQRRVEFLKHVRQEMKLKNLDIIGRNINKHFVYPVNGVITRAVEDIGNTLGNVISCLNIGGRVYFMKGPGVDPEIEMAKKTWGEYYKLVDNIPYTLPETPHERRLVVYEKIKHMPLPEDDEGEELLMDELSSDEKRRWSQYK; translated from the coding sequence ATGGCTCACAAGAACACAAAAAACTACAGTCCCTATAAGGCTCGCCAAGAAGCACGTCAAAAAGACGGCAAAGCCCCGGCTCAGGCGAATTCCAATCAGGGACGTCATAAAAAACCTGAAACGATCTATGAGTTGCACGAAGCCAACGATCGTATTGCCGATGTTTTCCGCAATCACCGCTTCGATATGGTGAGCCACGAACAACGCCTAAATCTTGCGCATTTTTACCGTTTGTTGATGCTGAATCAGGAAAAAGAGAATTTCACTCGCCTGTTGAAGCTTCGTGATATCGCGATCAAGCACTTCATCGACAGCATCATCATCTTGAAATACACGGATTTGAAATTTCCATTGATCGACGTCGGAACGGGCCCAGGATTTCCTGGCATTCCTCTTAAGATCATGTTCCCGAACGAACAGATTCTTTTGGGCGAGGGCGTGCAACGTCGTGTGGAGTTTTTGAAACACGTGCGCCAAGAAATGAAGCTTAAAAATTTGGACATCATCGGTCGCAATATCAATAAGCATTTCGTTTATCCTGTGAATGGTGTGATCACTCGCGCGGTCGAGGATATCGGCAATACTTTAGGTAACGTGATCAGTTGCTTGAACATTGGTGGCCGTGTGTATTTCATGAAAGGCCCTGGGGTTGATCCTGAAATCGAAATGGCCAAAAAAACTTGGGGCGAGTACTACAAACTGGTCGATAATATTCCTTACACGTTGCCGGAAACTCCTCACGAGCGCCGCTTGGTCGTGTATGAAAAGATCAAACACATGCCATTACCAGAAGACGATGAAGGCGAAGAGCTTCTGATGGATGAACTTTCTAGCGATGAAAAACGTCGCTGGTCTCAGTACAAATAA
- the pheS gene encoding phenylalanine--tRNA ligase subunit alpha, producing MSLLKLDSIKDSALAAFKAAPSSKELYDLKVQYLGKNGSLTEIMKEMASLPKEEKPLFGKKVNEVKQLLETAYTEAEEHLKKGEISAKMAAEEIDLTLPGLTRNKGTQHPVNMVVEEIFTVMSRLGYSVRTGPLIEKDYYNFEALNIPADHPARDMQDTFFIDKSHVLRTHTSPIQIHSLETEELPLRVIGTGPVFRCDSDISHLPNFHQIEALCVDEKVSMADLKGTISFFVREYFGPGLKTRFRPSFFPFTEPSAEVDCSCPICKGKGCSLCKQSGWIEIGGCGLVNPKVFQAAKIEYPKYQGFAFGFGVERMAIIKYGIEDIRLFPENDVRFLRQFVK from the coding sequence ATGTCATTACTGAAACTAGATTCCATCAAAGACAGCGCCTTAGCAGCTTTTAAAGCGGCTCCGAGCTCTAAAGAACTTTACGATTTGAAAGTTCAATATCTTGGTAAAAACGGCTCCCTTACAGAAATCATGAAAGAGATGGCTTCATTGCCGAAAGAGGAAAAACCTCTGTTTGGTAAAAAGGTCAACGAAGTGAAGCAGCTTCTTGAAACTGCTTACACAGAGGCTGAAGAGCATCTTAAAAAGGGAGAGATCTCTGCGAAGATGGCAGCGGAAGAAATCGATCTGACGTTGCCGGGTTTGACTCGCAACAAAGGCACGCAACATCCGGTGAACATGGTTGTTGAAGAGATCTTCACGGTGATGTCGCGTCTTGGATATTCTGTTCGTACGGGTCCACTCATCGAGAAGGACTACTACAACTTTGAAGCGTTGAATATTCCAGCCGATCATCCGGCGCGTGACATGCAAGATACTTTCTTCATTGATAAGTCGCATGTTCTTCGTACGCACACATCACCAATTCAAATTCACTCTTTGGAAACTGAGGAGTTGCCACTTCGTGTGATCGGTACGGGGCCTGTGTTCCGTTGTGACTCGGATATTTCGCATTTGCCGAACTTCCACCAGATTGAAGCTTTGTGTGTCGATGAAAAAGTTTCGATGGCGGATTTGAAGGGAACCATCAGTTTCTTCGTGCGCGAATATTTTGGCCCAGGTTTGAAAACACGTTTCCGTCCAAGCTTCTTCCCATTTACAGAGCCTTCTGCGGAAGTGGATTGCTCATGCCCAATTTGTAAAGGCAAAGGCTGCAGTCTTTGTAAGCAATCGGGTTGGATTGAAATCGGCGGTTGCGGTCTTGTGAATCCGAAAGTGTTCCAAGCAGCGAAAATCGAATATCCAAAATATCAAGGTTTCGCATTCGGCTTCGGTGTTGAGCGTATGGCTATCATCAAGTACGGCATCGAAGACATTCGTTTATTCCCTGAAAATGACGTTCGTTTCTTAAGGCAGTTTGTAAAATGA